AAGTTTACAATTGAAGTCTCATCTTCCAGGTAATCAAATGCACTCAAAAGCATAAGGAATTGAAGCTGGTCTGTATACCATTCTTCACACTCAATATGGTAATTGAAGTTAAACTCAGAAGATTGTAATCCTAGATAATTTTGACTATAATCATCCAAGCCAATAATTGGTCCATAAGCTGTACCTATGAACATTTGATCTATTCGATCTAGTTCAAATGCTCTCTTAGCATAAATGATAATATCATTAATAGTGATAAAAACTTCGCCGAAGATCTTCATCAAGTTTTCTTGATAACCTTCTCTGGTCGTTTTCATACCTTCTTGCTCTAAAACATTAAAGAATTCTTTCTCTTCAACTTGTTCACCAATTAATTCACAATATTTATTATAAATTGTCTCAAGTGAGAAATCTATAGATTTAGAATAGAGGAACTCTCCATTATGATAAAGGGTAACAAATGCATCAAACTTGGTAAAGTAAACAAAACATTGTGTACCGTTATCATCTAAAATTTCTTTTTTATAAAGTGCTTTATATAACAGTGGTGCAGGAGCAAGAAGATCGATATATTTTGTCTCTTCTTTAATAGATAGGAAACTAATATCTAATGTATCTGGTTCAGCTACAAAGATATGAAATTCTCTTTCTTCTCCAGACTCCTTACTCTCAGTATATGAGATAAGATAGTCTTTTGCTTGATCAAGCCCTAACTCTTCATATGCTTTAATGTCGATAATATCCGGGATGTCTTCTTCGGGGATACTACGACTAATATAAACTGTAGTAGTAATCAAATCTTTATTGCTGACATAAGAAGCAATAAAGTTTGAAGTATTATAAGTAAGTTTCTTAAAAGGCTGAAAAGTATTATCTTTAAATTGATAATATTTTCCGGCATAAGCATTCAAAGTAACAATATTTTTTACAGCCGATTGTGACGAACTTTTTTTCAAAAACATTTTAAACTTCCTTGTATATTGACCAATTATATATGTCTTAATATTAAACTTATCTTATAAAGTTTGGAAGTTTCTTAAAAATCGTATATTTTTTAATAAAAACTTAAAAAACATATCCTAAGGATTCTAAATCGTTTTTGTTTTTACTCCATCCCTTTTTTACGGCAACATGTAAATCCAGATATATTTTTTTCTGTGCAAACTCTTCAAGAAGTTCTCTTGCTAACTTGCCTACACGTTTGATTCCTTCTCCTCGTTTTCCCACGATCATACCTTTTTGAGTATCCTTCTCTACAATAATCGTTGCGTAAACACGGTCCATATTGTCACTCTCATCAATCTTCTCGATAACGACATCACTTTCATAAGGAATCTCATCACTTAGATTTTCAAAAATCGATTCTCGTATCAACTCTTTATATATATCGCGTATATTATCCGTAGTAAGAAGTTCAGGATCATAAAGATATGGAGATTCAGGCAGATATTTGACAATCTCATCTAACAGCTGTTCTTTTCCTACTTTTTTATTGACGGAAAACGGTATGATCGCTTCAAAGTGATCTTGATACTTCTGATACTGAGCAAGTTTATTAAGTATATCTCCCTGTTTTGCATGATCAATCTTTGTCAATACAATAATATGTTTGCTACCTTTTGCCTCACTTAACCGTAAAAACTTCTCATACTCATCCAATTTATCAGTAACAGGGGCAAGGAACAAAATAAGATCTGCATCCCCTATTGCTTTTAGAGCTTCATCAAGCATAAACTCATTCAGTAGTTTCTCTTTTTTATGGATACCCGGTGTATCGACAAATATGATCTGTGCACCTTTATGCATCTCAATAATATTCATACGCTTACGCGTTGCTTGAGCTTTTTTTGAGACCATAGCAAGTTTTTCGCCTACGATATGATTCAATAAAGTACTCTTCCCAGCATTGGGACGTCCTACTACCGCTACAAAACCTGCTTTTGTCTTTATCTCTTTAGACATCATTTATCCTTCAGGTGACTAATTGTTCACACTATGTTTATAATATATAACGTGTAGCATCTTCATCTTCTACTACGCTTCCGATCTTCTCATCAATCAACGTTTTGCTTACTGAAATTTCCTGTCCGGTATATTCATCGGCACTAAAACTGATCTCCTCAAGAACTTTCTCTACTACCGTGTGAAGACGTCTTGCACCGATATCTTCAGTTTTTTCATTGGCAGTCAATGAATAATGAGCTATGGCTCTAAGCGCTTCTTCTTCAAATGTAAGTGTCACACCTTCTACTTTCATCAGTGCCTGATATTGCTTGATTAGAGAATGTTTCGGTTCAGTAAGAATACGATAAAGCGTCTCCTCATCTAAACTGTTCAGCTCTACTCTCAATGGAAATCTTCCCTGAAGCTCAGGGATAAGATCACTTGGTTTGCTTAAGTGGAATGCACCTGCAGCAATAAAAAGGATATGATCAGTCTTGACCATTCCTAGCTTAGTCTGTACTGTTGAACCTTCAACAATAGGCAACAAGTCTCTTTGTACACCCTCTTTACTCGGGTCTTGTCTACTTTGAGCAGAAGACGAAACAGCAATCTTATCGATTTCATCAAGAAAAATGATACCGCCCTTTTCTACCTTTTCTAATGCCAAAGTCTTTAACTGCTCTTCATCGAGCAGTTCCTGACTTGCCTCAGTTTCCAGGATCTTCTTCGCATCTTTCACTGACAGCTCTTTCTCGGTACCTTTCTTTCCGTATGCACCAAGTACTTTGACAATAGACTCTTGTACTTGGATCATTTGAGGTGGAAGACCATCATCTGAAAGCATTGGATGATCTGGTACCTCCACTTTCACCATCAGATTATCTAGTTCACCTTTTTCAAACTTCTCCTGCATCTTGGCAAAAGCATGCTCATAGTCAGCCTTTTTCTGCTCACTCGCTCCGGCAGGAAGTGGAGGTAGAAGTTTTTCGATGATCTTATTTTCTACATAAATAGCGATCTTTTCCTTGTTCTTCTCATTCTCCTCTGCTCTAACAAGAGAGAGTGATGTTGTAGCAAGATCACGTACCATAGATTCTACATCACGTCCTACAAAACCGACTTCAGTATATTTACTTGCTTCTACCTTTATAAACGGTAGGTTCATCATTTTTGCCAAACGTCTGGCAATCTCGGTCTTACCTACTCCTGTACTTCCTATCATCAAAATATTCTTGGGAACAACATCATGCTGCATATCTTCATCTAGTTGCATACGTCTATAACGGTTTCGAAGTGCGACCGCAATAGTTTTTTTTGCATCCTTTTGACCAATTACATACTTATCAAGATAAGCTACAATCTCTTTAGGTGTCAAATTATCCACTAATCTCTTCCTTATAGTTCTAAGATTTTAATATTGGTATTAGTATAGATACAGAGTTCACCGGCAATCTGTAAAGACTCTTCTACAAGTGTTCTGGGATCAAGCCCGGCATGTTTATCCAATGCTCTCGCTGCAGAGATCGCATAGTTTCCTCCCGATCCGATCGCAGCTATCTTTCCGTCCTGTGGTTCAACAACATCACCGTTTCCGGTGAGTATAAAGATATGCTCTTTATTGAGTACGATCATCATCGCTTCAAGCTGACGGAGATGTTTATCTTTACGCCACATCTTTGAAAACCCTATGACAGATTTGAACAGATCCCCTTTGTATTCTGCAAGTTTGGATTCAAACATATCAAATAGGTTAAAAGCATCCGCAGTACTTCCTGCAAAACCGGCTAAGATACTTCCATTATAAAGTGTACGTATCTTAGTTGCATTTCCTTTGAGTACGGTATCTCCAAATGTAACCTGTCCATCACCGCCGATAACCGCTTTACCATCACCCTTATACCCCAGTATCGTAGTTGCATCAAACATTTATACCCCTACTATTTCTACTTTAAGTGTCGCGTGAATACCATGTCCCAACTTTGCATCAACATTATGGATACCTGTAGACTTGATCGCTTTTTTCAAGTTGATATTCTTTTTATCTAGCTCAATGTTGAGCTGTTCCAAAATCGCTTTCGAGATATCAGCATTACCTATAGATCCTTTTATCCCAACAGGTGCAGACTCTTTTTCGATCTTGATCGCAGTAGCTTCCAGCGTGATCTTCTCTGCTTCAAGTCTAGCTATTTCATCAGCTAGCTCTTGTGCCATACGTGCCTGTTCTTCCTTCCACTCCTCTACAACTGTAGGAGTTGCAAGCTTTGCCAATCCCTTCCCAATGAGAAAGTTCTGACCATATCCATCTTTTACTTCTTTTATTTCACCTGCACTTCCAAGTGATTTTACATCTTTGATCAATAATACTTTCATTCTATAATTCCTATTAAGTCTTAAAATTGCATATATTTTATCAAAGTTTTACTAACACATAGTAAAATGCCATAAAACCGATATATCAGGACAGCATATGTTTCAAGAATTTAAACTAGATAACTTAGAACACTTTTCAAAAGATTTAGAAGCTCTTTTAAATAGACAGAGAAAAGAGATCAAGTCTATCACAGACTCGAATGCAGTGGACTACGCTGATGTACTTAAACCTCTCCAGGATCTGGATGAAGAGCTTAGTCTTTTCTTTACCCCACTCTCACACCTCAACAGTGTAATGAACTCTGAAGAGACACAAAAAGCCTATGAGGCATCTCTTCCCCTACTTTCAAAGTTCAGTTCTGAAATGGCACAAAATATCGCCCTGTTTAAAAAGATAGAGGCTATCAAGGCTGATTCCAAAGAAGCGAAAAAAGTTCTAGAACATGAAGTGAGAGGTTTTATACTTTCTGGAGTTAATCTTCCCGAAGATAAGAAAAAACGCCTCGAAGAGATCAGTCTCAAACTCTCTGAACTCTCTAACCAGTTTTCACAAAATCTTCTTGATGCAACCAATGCCTATGAACTGATCATCGAAGATGAAAAAGATGTTGAGGGTATGCCTCAGTCTGACATCGATGCAGCTAAAGAGGAAATTGATGGAAAGACCGTTTATAAATTTACACTTCAATTTCCCAGTTATGTGGCCTACATGACGTACGGACCTAATCGTGAATATAGAAAAGAACTCTCTAAAGCCTATGCGACCCGTGCACCCGAAAATGAAGAAGTAATAGACCAAATCCTAGCACTTAAATATGAAA
This is a stretch of genomic DNA from Sulfurovum zhangzhouensis. It encodes these proteins:
- the era gene encoding GTPase Era, producing MSKEIKTKAGFVAVVGRPNAGKSTLLNHIVGEKLAMVSKKAQATRKRMNIIEMHKGAQIIFVDTPGIHKKEKLLNEFMLDEALKAIGDADLILFLAPVTDKLDEYEKFLRLSEAKGSKHIIVLTKIDHAKQGDILNKLAQYQKYQDHFEAIIPFSVNKKVGKEQLLDEIVKYLPESPYLYDPELLTTDNIRDIYKELIRESIFENLSDEIPYESDVVIEKIDESDNMDRVYATIIVEKDTQKGMIVGKRGEGIKRVGKLARELLEEFAQKKIYLDLHVAVKKGWSKNKNDLESLGYVF
- the hslU gene encoding HslU--HslV peptidase ATPase subunit, whose amino-acid sequence is MDNLTPKEIVAYLDKYVIGQKDAKKTIAVALRNRYRRMQLDEDMQHDVVPKNILMIGSTGVGKTEIARRLAKMMNLPFIKVEASKYTEVGFVGRDVESMVRDLATTSLSLVRAEENEKNKEKIAIYVENKIIEKLLPPLPAGASEQKKADYEHAFAKMQEKFEKGELDNLMVKVEVPDHPMLSDDGLPPQMIQVQESIVKVLGAYGKKGTEKELSVKDAKKILETEASQELLDEEQLKTLALEKVEKGGIIFLDEIDKIAVSSSAQSRQDPSKEGVQRDLLPIVEGSTVQTKLGMVKTDHILFIAAGAFHLSKPSDLIPELQGRFPLRVELNSLDEETLYRILTEPKHSLIKQYQALMKVEGVTLTFEEEALRAIAHYSLTANEKTEDIGARRLHTVVEKVLEEISFSADEYTGQEISVSKTLIDEKIGSVVEDEDATRYIL
- the hslV gene encoding ATP-dependent protease subunit HslV encodes the protein MFDATTILGYKGDGKAVIGGDGQVTFGDTVLKGNATKIRTLYNGSILAGFAGSTADAFNLFDMFESKLAEYKGDLFKSVIGFSKMWRKDKHLRQLEAMMIVLNKEHIFILTGNGDVVEPQDGKIAAIGSGGNYAISAARALDKHAGLDPRTLVEESLQIAGELCIYTNTNIKILEL
- the rplI gene encoding 50S ribosomal protein L9, with protein sequence MKVLLIKDVKSLGSAGEIKEVKDGYGQNFLIGKGLAKLATPTVVEEWKEEQARMAQELADEIARLEAEKITLEATAIKIEKESAPVGIKGSIGNADISKAILEQLNIELDKKNINLKKAIKSTGIHNVDAKLGHGIHATLKVEIVGV